A single region of the Liolophura sinensis isolate JHLJ2023 chromosome 9, CUHK_Ljap_v2, whole genome shotgun sequence genome encodes:
- the LOC135475480 gene encoding RNA-binding protein NOB1-like has product MNIMMEPFQKVKHVVVDSGAFIKNANIQTVGESIYTLSDVVAEIRDQATRERLQVLPYTLQSREPPAEAIKFVTEFAKKTGDYRSLSATDLKVIALTYQLQKEWVGTENIRQQPQKKGELITARKLLDNPAEIAGFYLDKKGDKQKTLTTDTASNTGKEEDFHSSTEIASGLSSSTPRASNTDKDTVKAEKADIVLEPLQQLGLEDTKHAHGKCQSSEAQGSSDSSTGARTVDQTTDINKNGLSGSGGDVNVGDGLESHWLAEGETLSVDLLESESEEESDEEGWITPKNIKAMQERLGDVNTEKASVTVACLTTDFSMQNVIIQMGLNVISVNGMLIKRAKSYVLRCFACMKITSNVSKQFCPHCGNHTLQRVSMTVEQDGSVRYFLSSRKPVSTKGLKYSLPAPRGGKHGNNPILCEDQPRPQQREAKKAQHSLNVFDPDYIANQSPFSLNDTTSRAAQLGIRHKGAWNKRNPNVGKKKSGRRK; this is encoded by the exons ATGAATATTATGATGGAGCCATTTCAGAAGGTGAAACACGTGGTGGTAGATTCCGGGGCGTTtattaaaaatgcaaacatacaG ACGGTTGGTGAAAGTATTTATACTCTGTCTGATGTAGTGGCAGAAATACGAGACCAGGCTACCAGAGAGAGACTGCAGGTTTTGCCATACACACTACAGTCCAGGGAGCCTCCTGCAGAGGCTATCAAGtttg TGACGGAGTTTGCTAAGAAGACAGGGGACTACCGCAGCCTGTCCGCTACTGACCTGAAGGTGATAGCCCTAACTTACCAGCTGCAGAAGGAGTGGGTGGGGACAGAGAACATCAGACAACAGCCACAGAAAAAG GGAGAACTTATAACAGCACGGAAATTGTTAGACAATCCTGCTGAGATTGCTGGTTTTTACTTGGACAAGAAAGGAGATAAACAG AAGACATTGACAACAGACACTGCCTCTAATACAGGAAAGGAAGAAGATTTCCATTCCAGCACAGAGATTGCTTCAGGGTTGTCAAGCTCAACACCTAGGGCTTCTAACACTGATAAAGACACAGTCAAGGCTGAAAAGGCTGATATAGTGCTGGAACCACTGCAACAGTTAGGGTTAGAGGACACAAAGCATGCTCATGGCAAATGTCAGAGTTCAGAGGCCCAGGGTTCAAGTGATAGCAGCACAGGGGCAAGGACTGTTGATCAGACTactgatataaacaaaaatggtTTATCTGGGAGTGGAGGggatgtcaatgtgggtgatgGGTTAGAGAGTCACTGGCTAGCTGAGGGAGAGACTCTGAGTGTGGACTTACTGGAGTCAGAGTCTGAGGAGGAGTCAGATGAGGAAGGCTGGATCACACCCAAAAACATCAAGGCCATGCAGGAGAGACTGGGAGATGTCAACACTGAAAAGGCTTCAGTCACTGTGGCATGCCTGACCACTGATTTCTCCATGCAG aatgTGATAATACAAATGGGCCTCAACGTTATCTCTGTTAATGGTATGCTGATCAAACGAGCAAAGAGTTACGTTCTGCGATGCTTTGCCTGCATGAA AATAACGAGTAATGTTAGCAAACAGTTCTGTCCTCACTGTGGGAACCACACATTACAACGAGTTTCCATGACAGTTGAGCAGGATGGTTCAGTGAGATACTTTCTGTCCTCACGGAAACCAGTCAGCACAAAGGGGCTGAAG TATTCCCTGCCAGCTCCAAGGGGAGGTAAGCATGGTAACAACCCCATCCTGTGTGAAGACCAGCCCCGTCCACAACAGAGAGAAGCCAAGAAAGCACAGCACAGCCTCAATGTGTTTGATCCAGATTACATCGCTAACCAATCACCATTTTCCCTGAATGACACGACAAGCCGTGCCGCTCAGTTAGGGATCAGACATAAAGGGGCCTGGAACAAACGCAATCCCAATGTCGGAAAGAAAAAGAGTGGACGGAGAAAATAG